In Nostoc sp. CENA543, a single genomic region encodes these proteins:
- the devC gene encoding ABC transporter permease DevC — translation MNFLGRVPLAWLQLTRYKLRLVVAILGIAFASILIFMQLAFLDSLYDSQTALHKLLKADLVLINTDMKTLANTGDFSRQYLYRTLNFREVESVNYVYHARDDFRYGSVRGGKGIIILGINPDNVPFEIADFQKVAHFLKARGVVLFDRNSDSKEYGSIFQDLQPGKPIAAEIAGHKVWISGLVNFAGASFADDGNLITSSMTFNYLFPHRSANNITLGLVTLKPGVNPQAIAQKIRAQLPRKVRLMTRQEFIEYEKHYWATSAPIGFVFTTGVFVGFLVGVIIVYQILYGEITDHLPDYAVLKARGYKHRFFLNILFQEALILAVLGYIPGLIMSLGLYAIVNGATSLPMNMTWPRASLVLLLTIIMCFTSGFVSMNKLRESNPADLF, via the coding sequence ATGAATTTTTTGGGCAGAGTCCCCTTAGCTTGGTTGCAATTGACTCGCTATAAACTACGCCTAGTTGTAGCGATTTTAGGTATTGCTTTTGCATCCATTCTGATTTTTATGCAATTAGCCTTTTTAGATTCTCTCTATGATAGCCAAACAGCACTGCATAAACTTCTCAAAGCAGATTTGGTTTTAATCAACACTGATATGAAAACTTTGGCGAATACTGGAGATTTTTCCCGCCAATATTTATATCGCACCCTAAATTTCCGGGAAGTTGAATCTGTAAATTATGTCTACCATGCGCGAGATGATTTCCGCTATGGCAGTGTTCGCGGCGGCAAAGGAATTATTATTTTAGGGATTAATCCAGATAACGTTCCTTTTGAAATTGCAGACTTTCAGAAAGTTGCTCATTTTTTAAAAGCTAGAGGCGTGGTTTTATTTGATCGCAATTCTGACTCTAAAGAATATGGGAGTATTTTCCAAGATTTGCAACCAGGAAAACCAATTGCGGCTGAAATCGCTGGTCATAAAGTTTGGATTAGTGGCTTAGTAAATTTTGCTGGTGCTTCTTTTGCTGATGATGGTAATTTGATTACCAGTAGTATGACTTTTAATTATCTGTTTCCTCATCGTTCAGCTAACAATATTACCCTGGGTTTAGTGACTCTTAAACCAGGAGTAAATCCACAGGCGATCGCCCAAAAAATCCGCGCTCAACTTCCCCGCAAAGTACGGCTGATGACACGCCAAGAATTTATCGAATATGAAAAGCATTATTGGGCTACTAGTGCGCCTATTGGATTTGTCTTTACTACAGGCGTTTTTGTCGGTTTCTTAGTAGGAGTAATTATTGTCTATCAAATTCTTTATGGCGAAATTACCGACCATTTACCAGACTATGCCGTTCTGAAAGCTAGAGGTTATAAACATCGTTTCTTCTTAAATATTTTGTTTCAAGAAGCATTGATTTTGGCAGTCTTGGGTTACATTCCTGGTTTAATCATGTCTTTGGGATTATATGCAATTGTCAATGGTGCCACATCTTTACCGATGAATATGACATGGCCGCGAGCTTCTCTGGTACTACTATTAACAATAATAATGTGCTTTACTTCTGGTTTTGTGAGTATGAATAAGCTCAGAGAGTCTAATCCGGCTGACCTATTTTAA
- a CDS encoding Uma2 family endonuclease: protein MTISLEQFSQSSLVFQQYDATWQDYEKVRDNPNLDWRKIAFHQGWLWVDMGTEGLGHSSFSDLMTAVFFVWAFLHPEIVLQSYGRCLIEKPETHACAPDLVLYKGQNIPKWKPGEPRRIILDRHRLPDLVGEIADTTLGIDLDEQKRLYASLGIAEYWVIDVKGMRLFAFGLTATGIYQAIEVSQVLTGLPIALIEQTLERLPQETNTAAANWLMQQLQTK, encoded by the coding sequence ATGACCATCTCCTTAGAACAATTTAGCCAATCTTCTCTGGTGTTTCAGCAGTATGATGCAACTTGGCAAGACTATGAGAAGGTGCGAGATAACCCGAATCTTGATTGGCGTAAAATTGCATTTCATCAGGGATGGTTATGGGTTGATATGGGAACAGAAGGACTAGGACATTCTTCTTTTAGCGATTTGATGACGGCAGTTTTCTTTGTTTGGGCGTTCCTACACCCAGAGATAGTATTGCAATCCTACGGACGCTGTTTAATTGAAAAGCCCGAAACCCACGCCTGTGCGCCAGATTTAGTATTGTACAAAGGTCAAAATATTCCGAAATGGAAACCAGGTGAACCCCGTCGGATTATTCTTGATCGTCATCGTCTACCTGATTTAGTGGGAGAAATTGCTGATACCACTTTAGGTATTGATTTGGATGAACAAAAGCGACTTTACGCTAGTTTAGGAATTGCCGAATACTGGGTAATTGATGTTAAAGGAATGCGATTGTTTGCATTTGGTTTAACTGCAACAGGTATCTATCAAGCGATCGAAGTTTCTCAGGTATTGACTGGTTTACCCATCGCCCTGATTGAACAAACACTAGAAAGATTACCCCAAGAAACTAACACCGCAGCCGCTAATTGGTTGATGCAGCAATTACAAACAAAATAA